In the genome of Paracoccus tegillarcae, one region contains:
- the rpiA gene encoding ribose-5-phosphate isomerase RpiA: protein MPDQTNLSPADAAKLAASRAAIALVKDGMKLGLGTGSTAVIMVRELAARVKAEGLNLRCAATSQGTADLATSLGLTVESLDQIGWLDLTIDGADEVDPDLNLIKGGGGAHLREKIVARASDRMVVIADPAKVVETLGAFHLPVEVIPFGEQVTERLIRETLQAQDLGKRPILMRKRDDQPYVTDEGNHIFDLSLEAIPDPVHLARSLAAIPGVVEHGLFLGICDLAIIGQPDGNVIELRGEEADDVSDDLLFGEGEDE from the coding sequence ACCAGACCAACCTTTCCCCCGCAGACGCCGCCAAGCTTGCCGCATCCCGCGCCGCAATCGCGCTGGTGAAAGACGGCATGAAACTGGGCCTTGGGACCGGTTCGACCGCCGTGATCATGGTGCGCGAACTGGCGGCGCGGGTTAAGGCCGAAGGGCTGAACCTGCGCTGTGCGGCAACTTCGCAAGGCACGGCGGATCTGGCAACAAGTCTGGGCCTGACGGTCGAAAGCCTTGATCAGATCGGCTGGCTCGACCTGACGATCGACGGCGCTGATGAGGTCGATCCGGATCTGAACCTGATCAAGGGCGGCGGGGGGGCGCATCTGCGCGAAAAGATCGTTGCGAGGGCCAGCGACCGCATGGTTGTGATCGCCGATCCCGCCAAGGTGGTCGAAACGCTTGGCGCCTTTCATCTGCCTGTCGAGGTCATCCCGTTCGGCGAACAGGTGACCGAACGCCTGATCCGCGAAACCCTGCAGGCACAGGACCTGGGCAAACGGCCGATCCTGATGCGCAAGCGTGACGACCAGCCCTATGTCACCGACGAGGGCAACCATATCTTTGACCTGTCGCTGGAGGCCATTCCCGACCCGGTCCATCTGGCCCGCAGCCTGGCCGCGATTCCGGGCGTTGTCGAACACGGCCTGTTCCTGGGGATCTGCGATCTGGCGATTATCGGGCAGCCCGACGGTAACGTTATCGAACTTCGCGGCGAAGAGGCAGATGACGTCTCAGACGACCTGTTGTTCGGCGAAGGAGAAGATGAATGA
- the gorA gene encoding glutathione-disulfide reductase has protein sequence MSFDYDLFVIGGGSGGVRAARIAASQHGARVALAEESRMGGTCVIRGCVPKKLMVFASSAHVLSAEARGYGWPEAQAGAFSWPDFSEKLHVELDRLERAYTAGLTKAGVEIFPHRARLVDAHTVELADGSRKSAKHILVAVGGRPQKLDIPGAELGLISDDLFVMSELPRRALIIGGGFIACEFAGILNGLGTDTVQAYRGNAVLRGFDREGRELMTRQLMAAGVDLRLGLTPTRLEKQGERVGVHFEDESHEAFDAVFFATGRAPYTGDLGLADIGVGLQPNGAIEVDEWSQTAVPSIFAVGDVTDRINLTPVAIREGHSFADTIFGRQPRKMDHSLVASAVYTRPNELGAIGLTEEEAVARGPVDVYATTFRPMRSAFAGSDSHVMMKLIVCCTTDKVLGCHIFAPEAGELIQLAAIAITMGATKEQFDATVAVHPTMAEELVTMRQPTRRFHDKAAATG, from the coding sequence ATGAGTTTCGATTATGATCTGTTCGTGATCGGCGGCGGTTCCGGCGGGGTCCGTGCTGCGCGGATCGCAGCCAGCCAGCACGGCGCGCGTGTCGCGTTGGCAGAGGAAAGCCGTATGGGCGGCACCTGTGTCATTCGCGGCTGCGTGCCCAAGAAACTGATGGTCTTTGCCTCATCCGCACATGTGCTATCCGCCGAAGCACGCGGCTATGGCTGGCCAGAGGCGCAGGCGGGCGCATTCAGTTGGCCCGATTTCAGCGAAAAGCTGCATGTCGAACTTGATCGGCTAGAGCGCGCCTATACTGCGGGGCTGACCAAGGCCGGGGTCGAGATCTTTCCCCATCGCGCGCGTCTTGTTGATGCCCATACGGTCGAACTGGCCGATGGCAGCCGCAAGAGCGCGAAACATATCCTTGTCGCCGTCGGCGGCCGCCCGCAAAAACTGGACATCCCCGGTGCCGAACTCGGTCTGATCTCGGATGATCTGTTCGTGATGTCCGAACTGCCGCGCCGGGCGCTGATCATCGGCGGCGGATTTATCGCCTGTGAATTCGCAGGCATTCTGAATGGGTTGGGCACTGACACGGTGCAGGCTTATCGCGGCAATGCCGTGCTGCGAGGCTTTGACCGCGAGGGGCGCGAGTTGATGACCCGGCAATTGATGGCGGCTGGCGTTGATCTGCGGCTGGGTCTGACCCCGACGAGGCTGGAAAAACAGGGCGAGCGCGTCGGCGTTCATTTCGAGGATGAAAGCCACGAGGCGTTTGACGCGGTGTTCTTTGCCACGGGCCGCGCGCCCTATACCGGCGATCTGGGACTGGCCGATATCGGCGTGGGTTTACAGCCGAACGGTGCCATCGAGGTTGATGAGTGGTCGCAGACTGCAGTGCCCTCGATCTTTGCGGTGGGCGACGTGACCGACCGGATCAACCTGACCCCGGTGGCGATCCGTGAAGGCCACAGCTTTGCTGACACGATCTTTGGCCGCCAGCCACGCAAGATGGATCACAGTCTGGTGGCCAGCGCTGTCTATACGCGCCCGAACGAATTGGGCGCTATTGGCCTGACCGAAGAAGAGGCCGTCGCCCGGGGTCCGGTCGATGTTTATGCGACGACCTTCCGCCCGATGCGTTCGGCTTTTGCCGGATCGGATTCGCATGTGATGATGAAGCTGATCGTTTGCTGCACGACCGACAAGGTGCTGGGCTGTCACATCTTTGCCCCCGAGGCGGGCGAGTTGATCCAGCTTGCCGCCATCGCGATCACCATGGGCGCGACCAAGGAACAGTTTGACGCGACCGTCGCGGTGCATCCCACCATGGCCGAGGAATTGGTCACCATGCGGCAACCGACGCGGCGTTTTCACGACAAGGCTGCCGCGACCGGGTGA
- a CDS encoding histidine phosphotransferase family protein produces MTVSATRIDDFDLALCLGSRLCHDLISPFGAIANGVELLQMGGQSAGPEMQLIADSVEAARARLQTFRMAFGQSRGDQRISGVEIAKLIEAMASQSRLTVEMDADGDQPRDEVQMLLLAIMCMESAMPWGGRVLVVRNGSQWRLVGEAERVKPEPELWSWLGGQGGDALQAPPPAKVHFALLAQAAAAANRPLTSDLDENGVEITF; encoded by the coding sequence ATGACTGTCAGCGCAACGAGGATCGACGATTTCGACCTCGCCCTTTGTCTGGGCTCTCGCCTTTGCCATGATCTGATCTCGCCCTTTGGCGCCATCGCCAACGGGGTCGAACTGCTGCAAATGGGTGGCCAGAGCGCCGGCCCGGAAATGCAGTTGATCGCCGACTCGGTCGAGGCCGCACGCGCGCGCCTTCAGACCTTTCGCATGGCCTTTGGCCAGTCACGCGGCGACCAGCGGATCAGCGGTGTGGAAATTGCCAAGCTGATAGAGGCAATGGCCAGCCAGAGCCGCCTGACGGTCGAGATGGACGCAGACGGCGACCAGCCGCGCGACGAGGTGCAGATGCTGCTTTTGGCGATCATGTGCATGGAAAGCGCGATGCCCTGGGGCGGGCGCGTTCTGGTTGTGCGAAACGGTTCGCAATGGCGACTCGTCGGCGAGGCCGAGCGGGTCAAACCGGAGCCTGAACTTTGGAGCTGGCTGGGTGGCCAGGGCGGGGATGCCTTGCAGGCCCCGCCTCCGGCCAAAGTCCATTTTGCGCTGCTGGCGCAGGCCGCTGCGGCGGCAAACCGTCCGCTGACATCGGACCTCGACGAAAACGGCGTCGAAATCACCTTTTGA
- a CDS encoding DUF3553 domain-containing protein: MNEILEPGMIVRHPHAPEWGEGQVQSRIGDRITVNFADAGKQVIDGRRVELQIVSVDDAG; encoded by the coding sequence ATGAATGAGATTCTGGAACCCGGCATGATCGTGCGCCACCCGCATGCGCCCGAATGGGGCGAGGGGCAGGTGCAGTCGCGGATCGGCGACCGGATCACGGTGAACTTTGCCGATGCGGGCAAGCAGGTCATAGATGGCCGCCGGGTAGAGTTGCAGATCGTGTCGGTCGACGATGCCGGATGA